One window from the genome of Musa acuminata AAA Group cultivar baxijiao chromosome BXJ1-4, Cavendish_Baxijiao_AAA, whole genome shotgun sequence encodes:
- the LOC103982524 gene encoding ethylene-responsive transcription factor ERN1-like → MARKRRCTDGVDGKEDPDGGATRWDEATAMEALGDVRRARKRFVGVRQRPSGRWVAEIKDTIQKIRMWLGTFDTAEEAARAYDEAACLLRGANTRTNFWPCSSLQPSKPSVLPSKITNLLLMRLKARNHSALVEMQQQQQQQQPQLQQPGEEAHRPQYEDGAEEGDDIHFADFLNDPSNSMLHLSHAGEGGADYMHDSIQESYTYKDGDHVDFTSDYELGGAVEFGGCGEDEESLDVGVMDFGFMDAVQESSCFYSPFEIMGEIEEPIEQESCVDEPSMIRAAVKRMKYERKISASLYALNGISEYLKLQLGERRGGRMEDHLSALTSACREQQGYEMQLVEGEGVEVEAENSSSSYSSSYITTICSSSSTSSSQSPPPSSALSSGSEGELFFWSSLDLPPI, encoded by the coding sequence ATGGCAAGGAAGAGGAGGTGTACCGATGGAGTAGATGGGAAGGAGGACCCAGATGGTGGTGCCACGAGGTGGGACGAGGCGACGGCTATGGAGGCACTCGGAGATGTCCGGCGTGCCCGAAAGCGCTTCGTCGGTGTACGGCAAAGGCCATCAGGTCGGTGGGTGGCAGAGATCAAAGACACCATACAGAAGATTAGAATGTGGCTTGGCACGTTTGATACAGCTGAAGAAGCTGCCAGGGCTTACGATGAGGCCGCCTGCCTTCTCCGTGGTGCCAATACTCGCACCAACTTCTGGCCTTGCTCCTCTTTGCAGCCCTCGAAACCATCAGTGCTGCCTTCCAAGATCACCAACCTCCTCCTAATGAGACTCAAGGCCAGAAACCACTCTGCCTTGGTCgagatgcagcagcagcagcagcagcagcagccacagCTACAACAACCAGGAGAAGAAGCACATCGGCCACAATATGAAGATGGCGCAGAGGAGGGGGACGACATCCATTTCGCAGACTTCTTAAACGATCCATCGAATTCCATGCTTCATCTTTCTCATGCAGGTGAAGGTGGTGCTGACTATATGCATGACAGTATCCAAGAGAGTTACACCTATAAAGACGGCGATCATGTGGATTTCACTTCGGACTATGAACTGGGGGGAGCTGTTGAATTTGGTGGCTGTGGAGAAGATGAGGAGAGTCTTGACGTGGGCGTCATGGACTTTGGTTTCATGGATGCGGTGCAGGAATCATCGTGCTTCTATTCACCATTTGAGATCATGGGTGAGATCGAGGAGCCCATAGAACAAGAGAGCTGTGTTGATGAGCCGTCGATGATTAGAGCTGCAGTGAAGAGGATGAAGTATGAGAGGAAGATCTCAGCATCTCTGTATGCTCTCAATGGAATATCTGAGTACTTGAAGCTACAGCTCggggaaagaaggggaggaagaatggAGGATCATCTCTCTGCTCTCACAAGTGCCTGCAGAGAACAGCAAGGATATGAGATGCAGTTGGTGGAAGGTGAAGGAGTCGAGGTAGAGGCAGAAAACTCTTCTTCAAGTTATTCTTCCTCCTACATCACCACCATTTGCTCTTcctcatcaacatcatcatcccAATCACCACCACCTTCTTCAGCTTTGAGTTCTGGCAGTGAAGGTGAATTGTTCTTCTGGAGTTCTCTTGACCTCCCTCCAATATGA